In Schizosaccharomyces osmophilus chromosome 2, complete sequence, the following proteins share a genomic window:
- the sfp47 gene encoding Ubp4 interactor Sfp47 translates to MDDGEFTVENLLEWNHVVKQRMVVEQDYAGKLARLTKSLKGSHSSSSLKDFYKRVSTEIMNSNKEHLEAYRYFQLQVFEPLQEHVNRAVKRSSTSILSMEATDVLLASMENFILYTNPEFSQQPEQSSLSSSSESPTHLSEPIPELRRSLSPSYLEYAELENRTSRLSEALTMLRLNPLISNDLKAFNSKKEPSDISKGKQAPLPVYNAQPESLKDTIDRDPREFRVNEPKKHALPSSYSPQKGGMNPSQVVTSNGWESPLTSSHVSPLNNMHPESLQKKSSAKYQTSSAAHPSNTALSENDSIEKYFSTHPLITPDGFPIFGYVRALYNYRALLSSEISMRSGDILIVLNRQKDGWWKGRVVEPTVGPVGLFPSNYIQELDST, encoded by the exons GATGGTAGTAGAACAGGACTATGCAGGAAAATTGGCTCGACTGACGAAATCTCTGAAAGGAAGCCACAGTAGTTCTTCGTTGAAAGACTTCTACAAAAGAGTTAGTACTGAGATTATGAATTCCAATAAAGAGCATCTAGAAGCATACCGCTATTTTCAGCTTCAGGTCTTTGAGCCATTACAGGAGCATGTAAATCGTGCGGTGAAACGGTCTTCAACATCTATATTATCCATG GAAGCTACTGACGTACTCTTGGCCAGCATGGAGAATTTTATACTCTACACTAATCCGGAATTTAGCCAACAGCCCGAACAGTCATCAttatcttcttcttctgaatcTCCTACACATCTTTCTGAACCTATACCCGAGCTGAGAAGATCTCTTTCTCCCTCTTACCTAGAGTATGCTGAGCTAGAAAATCGGACATCGCGACTAAGCGAGGCATTGACGATGTTACGCCTCAATCCTCTTATTTCAAATGATTTAAAAGCATTTAACTCTAAAAAGGAGCCTTCTGATATAAGTAAGGGTAAGCAGGCACCTTTACCGGTATATAATGCTCAGCCAGAGTCCTTGAAAGATACAATTGATAGAGACCCACGAGAATTTCGCGTGAACGAACCGAAGAAGCATGCATTACCTTCTTCCTATTCTCCCCAAAAAGGAGGAATGAATCCTTCGCAAGTGGTTACTTCCAATGGCTGGGAATCACCTCTGACATCTTCCCATGTCTCTCCTCTAAATAATATGCATCCTGAAAGTctgcaaaagaaatcttcaGCTAAATATCAAACTTCTTCTGCAGCCCATCCCTCAAACACAGCTCTATCGGAGAACGACAGCATAGAGAAATACTTTTCGACGCATCCATTGATAACGCCTGATGGATTTCCGATTTTTGGTTACG TGCGTGCATTGTATAATTATAGGGCTCTACTTTCCTCAGAAATCAGTATGCGATCGGGCGATATATTAATTGTTCTGAATCGACAAAAGGACGGCTGGTGGAAGGGTCGTGTTGTTGAACCCACAGTTGGACCTGTTGGATTGTTTCCTTCTAATTACATTCAGGAATTAGATTCTACCTAA